The following are from one region of the Salvia hispanica cultivar TCC Black 2014 chromosome 1, UniMelb_Shisp_WGS_1.0, whole genome shotgun sequence genome:
- the LOC125189799 gene encoding uncharacterized protein LOC125189799, with translation MEHEEGNNNGGNNGPPPPPPTNAELLRQLEELRRQVNREPAVPVQNQYVYHGVANPTVFNNIDANNFELKPGLIQIAENNAFRVKSSDDPNKHITKFIQICNTTKMNGVTDDQIRLRLFPFSLEDAAKDWLESLTPGSIRTWDQMVHKFLEKFYPPSEAIKRQHEIIAFQMIPVETIGDACGRFKALLKRCPNHGLSPTVQVIIFFKECIPEAQRELNLSAGGNLLKKGEEEAMEVIEELASSDEGWSNERSKVHRVASTTDHDTMSTLSDKLDALTMKFDCMAMRQPSQEPQGSMEDVNYVQQGGNMYYNNSRPNFNGGGYNQYGNKGHPNLSYGNPNNALQPPPGSQSLMG, from the coding sequence ATGGAGCACGAAGAAGGGAACAACAATGGAGGCAACAATGGTCCACCACCCCCTCCTCCCACTAATGCTGAGCTTCTACGACAGCTGGAGGAATTGCGCCGACAGGTTAATCGTGAACCAGCTGTGCCGGTGCAGAATCAATATGTATACCACGGAGTGGCAAACCCAACTGTCTTCAACAATATTGATGCCAACAACTTTGAGCTGAAACCAGGACTGATCCAGATCGCGGAAAACAATGCTTTTAGGGTCAAATCCTCAGATGACCCTAACAAGCATATTACCAAGTTCATTCAGATCTGCAACACGACGAAAATGAATGGAGTGACAGATGATCAGATCCGATTGAGActgtttcctttttctttggaagACGCGGCAAAGGATTGGCTCGAGAGTTTGACACCGGGGTCCATTAGAACATGGGACCAGATGGTCCACAAATTCCTGGAAAAGTTCTATCCCCCTAGTGAGGCTATTAAGAGGCAACACGAGATCATTGCCTTCCAGATGATTCCTGTGGAGACTATCGGAGATGCATGCGGGAGATTCAAAGCCTTGCTGAAGAGGTGTCCCAATCATGGTTTGTCCCCAACAGTGCAAGTCATTATATTCTTCAAGGAATGTATACCTGAAGCACAACGAGAGTTAAATCTTAGCGCGGGAGGTAATCTTCTCAAGAAAGGAGAGGAGGAGGCGATGGAGGTGATTGAAGAGCTTGCATCCAGTGATGAAGGATGGAGCAACGAAAGGAGTAAGGTGCATAGGGTGGCTTCTACCACGGATCATGATACAATGAGCACCTTATCCGACAAGCTGGATGCCTTAACCATGAAATTTGACTGCATGGCGATGAGGCAACCGTCTCAAGAGCCCCAAGGAAGTATGGAGGATGTGAATTACGTGCAGCAGGGGGGCAACATGTATTACAATAACTCACGCCCGAACTTTAATGGTGGAGGATACAACCAGTATGGGAACAAGGGGCATCCGAATCTATCTTATGGGAATCCCAATAATGCTCTGCAACCTCCTCCGGGTTCACAGTCACTGATGGGATGA
- the LOC125189807 gene encoding uncharacterized protein LOC125189807 gives MMNDPKKITTEDILKSFMLQSNKVMEQNNQRMEKVEADVQGMTTHLKNIDIQISQISQTVSTLTQPGKFPSTTIINPKDCKAIHLRSETNYEEPLMPSENEGRVAEKRYEEEELVEEDETVQISTQPKENTAIPSPTPHTAHTPAEVRIPYPQRVQKKKTDAQFSRFLDIFRKVNMNIPLLEALQEMPTYAKFLKDVLSKKKKWTDYETVNISENCSAIIQKKLPAKLKDPGSFNISCVIGNDRQTKALCDLGASINLMPLSFFRKMKIGTLKPTTITLQMADRTVTYPKGIVEDVLVKVHDFIFSVDFVVLDMEEDVNVPLILGRPFLATGKALIDIARGELTLHMGNKRLILSIYNAMKSREEEELVTKKECKAVHVVEVQKAQEIESTFGDFSLPQWMFGSCGGSISKEKTASNPKVKEKKTNGENSPIVETKISDGALKNAWWKKRLARSYASKIDRKANTTIYGVT, from the coding sequence ATGATGAACGACCCCAAGAAGATAACCACGGAGGACATACTCAAGTCCTTCATGCTACAATCTAATAAGGTCATGGAGCAGAACAATCAAAGGATGGAAAAGGTCGAGGCGGATGTACAGGGAATGACCACTCATTTGAAGAACATTGATATTCAGATCAGCCAGATTTCCCAGACTGTGAGCACTCTTACGCAACCGGGAAAATTCCCTTCTACCACTATCATCAATCCCAAGGATTGCAAAGCTATACATCTGAGAAGTGAAACAAACTATGAGGAACCTTTAATGCCATCCGAGAATGAGGGTAGAGTAGCAGAAAAGAGATATGAAGAGGAGGAATTGGTCGAAGAAGATGAGACAGTGCAAATTTCTACTCAACCTAAGGAGAACACGGCTATACCTTCACCCACACCACATACAGCTCATACTCCAGCTGAAGTGAGGATCCCTTATCCTCAACGTGttcagaagaagaagacagaTGCTCAGTTCTCGAGGTTCTTAGACATCTTCAGGAAGGTGAACATGAATATCCCATTGTTAGAGGCACTTCAAGAAATGCCTACATATGCAAAGTTCCTAAAAGATGTGCtctccaagaagaagaagtggaCTGACTATGAGACGGTGAACATATCTGAAAACTGTAGTGCCATAATTCAGAAAAAGCTACCGGCCAAGCTTAAAGATCCTGGGAGTTTCAACATCTCATGCGTCATTGGAAATGACAGACAGACAAAGGCACTTTGTGATCTGGGGGCGAGCATAAATTTGATGCCATTATCGTTTTTCAGAAAGATGAAGATCGGCACTCTCAAGCCGACTACAATCACACTGCAGATGGCAGATAGAACCGTCACATATCCTAAAGGAATTGTTGAGGACGTTCTTGTGAAGGTACACGACTTCATATTTTCCGTCGATTTTGTTGTGTTGGATATGGAAGAAGACGTGAATGTACCGCTTATCCTGGGGCGTCCATTCCTTGCAACGGGAAAAGCATTGATAGATATAGCGAGGGGAGAGCTCACTCTTCATATGGGCAACAAACGACTCATCTTATCTATCTACAATGCTATGAAGAGTCGTGAGGAAGAGGAACTGGTTACGAAGAAGGAGTGCAAAGCTGTGCATGTTGTAGAAGTCCAAAAGGCACAAGAAATTGAGTCCACATTTGGGGATTTCTCTTTGCCGCAGTGGATGTTTGGTTCATGTGGTGGATCAATTTCTAAAGAAAAGACTGCATCAAATCCTAAagtgaaggagaagaaaacaaatgGTGAAAATTCACCCATAGTGGAGACCAAAATTTCTGATGGAGCTCTGAAGAATGCTTGGTGGAAAAAGAGATTGGCTAGATCCTATGCTTCCAAGATTGACAGAAAAGCCAACACCACCATTTATGGCGTGACATGA